One stretch of Streptomyces sp. NBC_00443 DNA includes these proteins:
- a CDS encoding response regulator transcription factor produces MNRILIVEDEERIASFVQKGLRSNGFTTTVVGDGDAAHEYALTGSFDLVVLDIGLPGRDGFTVLRELREARVTTPVIVLTARDSVRDTVAGLEGGADDWMTKPFRFEELLARVRLRLRTAARAPEVTVLRSGSLTLDLRTRRARAGERTVDLTAREFVLLELFLRHPGQVLSREQILSHVWGYDFDPGSNIVDVYVRALRKKVGAERFETVRGVGYRLSA; encoded by the coding sequence GTGAACCGCATTCTCATCGTCGAGGACGAGGAAAGGATCGCCTCCTTCGTCCAGAAGGGGCTGCGCTCCAACGGCTTCACCACGACCGTCGTCGGCGACGGCGACGCCGCCCACGAGTACGCGCTGACCGGCAGCTTCGATCTGGTGGTCCTGGACATCGGCCTGCCCGGCCGGGACGGCTTCACCGTGCTGCGCGAACTGCGCGAGGCCCGGGTGACGACCCCGGTGATCGTGCTGACCGCGCGGGACTCCGTACGGGACACGGTGGCCGGCCTGGAGGGCGGCGCCGACGACTGGATGACCAAGCCGTTCCGCTTCGAGGAACTGCTCGCGCGGGTCCGCCTGCGGCTGCGTACGGCGGCCCGGGCACCCGAGGTGACGGTGCTGCGGTCCGGCTCCCTGACCCTCGACCTGCGCACCCGGCGGGCGCGGGCCGGGGAGCGGACCGTGGATCTGACGGCCCGTGAGTTCGTGCTCCTGGAGCTGTTCCTGAGGCATCCGGGCCAGGTACTGTCCCGCGAGCAGATCCTGTCGCACGTGTGGGGCTACGACTTCGACCCCGGATCCAACATCGTGGACGTGTACGTGCGGGCCTTGCGCAAGAAGGTCGGGGCCGAACGGTTCGAGACGGTGCGCGGCGTGGGGTACCGCCTGTCGGCCTGA
- a CDS encoding ATP-binding protein codes for MTRTTPPDPVRRRISARVRILLWLLLVMAVGLVSVAATTRSILLRDVDHRVNGLLAQEAGEFANFEERGVDPETGQPFTDPSRLLREFLVRQYADPDEELIGLVGRAGRAPAQFIQPRDIPANVPLHEDADARRRIFDSPDATGTVHRASGEIRWAKVTVARAGGEAEAAFVVAFHPGREQAAVNAEFRILLAISGVALLMMTGIGWAVSGRILKPVRLVRTAAAQLTEQDLTRRIPVHGRDDIAALAETFNAMLDRLERAFAAQREFVDDAGHELRTPITIVRGHLELMGDDPAEREETIRLVTDELDRMSRIVEDLLLLAKSERPDFVTPEPVQLAELTADVYVKARTLGERDWQLAEVADVEAELDPQRITQAMVQLAQNAVQHTAPGQTVRIGSRTDGPGVELYVADSGCGVQPQDGEVIFERFRRGTSRRGARGSGAGLGLSIVRAIAEAHGGRVRLRDTDGGGATFVLALGEAHT; via the coding sequence ATGACCCGGACGACACCCCCCGACCCCGTGCGCCGCCGGATCTCCGCGCGGGTCCGCATTCTGCTCTGGCTGCTGCTCGTCATGGCCGTCGGGCTGGTGTCCGTGGCGGCGACCACGCGGTCGATCCTGTTGCGGGACGTCGATCACCGGGTGAACGGGCTGCTCGCGCAGGAGGCGGGCGAGTTCGCGAACTTCGAGGAGCGGGGCGTCGACCCCGAGACCGGGCAGCCGTTCACCGACCCGTCCCGGCTGCTGCGCGAGTTCCTGGTACGCCAGTACGCCGATCCGGACGAGGAGCTGATCGGCCTGGTGGGCCGGGCGGGCCGGGCCCCGGCCCAGTTCATCCAGCCGCGCGACATCCCCGCCAACGTCCCCCTGCACGAGGACGCCGACGCCCGCCGCCGCATCTTCGACTCGCCCGACGCCACCGGCACCGTGCACCGGGCGTCCGGCGAGATCCGCTGGGCCAAGGTCACCGTCGCCCGGGCCGGCGGCGAGGCGGAGGCGGCGTTCGTCGTCGCCTTCCACCCAGGGCGCGAACAGGCCGCCGTGAACGCGGAGTTCCGTATCCTGCTCGCCATCTCCGGGGTCGCCCTGCTCATGATGACCGGCATCGGCTGGGCGGTCTCCGGGCGGATCCTCAAGCCGGTGCGGCTGGTGCGCACCGCGGCGGCGCAGCTCACCGAGCAGGACCTGACCCGCCGTATCCCGGTGCACGGGCGTGATGACATCGCCGCGCTCGCGGAGACGTTCAACGCGATGCTCGACCGGCTGGAGCGCGCCTTCGCCGCCCAGCGCGAGTTCGTCGACGACGCGGGTCACGAGCTGCGCACGCCGATCACCATCGTGCGCGGCCATCTGGAGCTGATGGGCGACGATCCCGCCGAGCGCGAGGAGACGATACGCCTGGTCACCGACGAGCTGGACCGGATGAGCCGCATCGTCGAGGACCTGCTGCTGCTCGCCAAGTCCGAGCGCCCCGACTTCGTCACGCCCGAGCCGGTCCAGCTCGCCGAACTCACCGCCGACGTCTACGTCAAGGCCCGCACCCTCGGCGAACGGGACTGGCAGCTCGCCGAAGTGGCCGACGTCGAGGCCGAGCTGGACCCGCAGCGGATCACCCAGGCGATGGTCCAGCTCGCCCAGAACGCCGTGCAGCACACCGCGCCCGGGCAGACCGTCCGGATCGGCTCGCGCACGGACGGGCCGGGCGTCGAGCTGTATGTCGCCGACTCCGGCTGCGGTGTCCAGCCGCAGGACGGCGAGGTGATCTTCGAACGGTTCCGGCGCGGCACGTCCCGGCGCGGCGCCCGCGGCTCCGGAGCCGGGCTCGGACTGTCGATCGTCCGGGCGATCGCCGAGGCGCACGGCGGCCGGGTCCGGCTGCGCGACACCGACGGCGGCGGCGCCACCTTCGTACTGGCACTGGGAGAGGCACACACGTGA
- a CDS encoding Lrp/AsnC family transcriptional regulator, protein MITAIVLIKTSVDRIPEIAERIASLESVTEVFSVTGTYDLIAMVRVKEHEDLAEVIPGRISKIPGVEGTDTHVAFRTYSQHDIEAAFAIGLDS, encoded by the coding sequence GTGATCACCGCGATCGTCCTCATCAAGACCAGCGTGGACCGGATTCCCGAGATCGCGGAGCGGATCGCTTCGCTGGAGAGCGTCACCGAGGTCTTCTCGGTCACCGGTACGTACGACCTGATCGCCATGGTGCGAGTCAAGGAGCACGAGGATCTCGCCGAGGTCATCCCGGGCCGGATCAGCAAGATTCCCGGCGTGGAGGGGACGGACACGCACGTGGCGTTCCGTACGTACTCGCAGCACGACATCGAGGCCGCGTTCGCCATCGGGCTGGACAGCTGA
- a CDS encoding rhomboid family intramembrane serine protease yields the protein MIGNWSVAHFGTRFGRAGRSVRAVLRSSAPVTYGLIVLCCLIFLIGPAAGLNPAYGSGDELLAAQRAYFHRWGVVPAELFEGAPRAVLTPATALFVHGSWVHLLGNMLFLYVFGVMTEERMGRVQFTLFYLGCGYLALLGYAAANDDSPQSLVGASGAISAVLGAFLFLFPGARVTSLLPFLLFLPLRFPAWVVLPFWVALQWVAAGRADQGPGVAYLAHLVGFGLGFGFAWARFRPATAVSSRGPTPGPPAEQPGQLDHE from the coding sequence ATGATCGGCAACTGGAGCGTGGCGCATTTCGGGACTCGGTTCGGCAGGGCGGGCCGATCGGTCCGTGCCGTCCTGCGGTCCTCGGCGCCGGTGACGTACGGGCTGATCGTCCTGTGCTGCCTGATCTTCCTGATCGGCCCGGCGGCGGGACTCAATCCGGCGTACGGCTCCGGCGACGAGCTGCTCGCCGCTCAGCGGGCCTACTTCCACCGCTGGGGTGTCGTTCCCGCGGAGCTGTTCGAGGGGGCGCCCCGGGCCGTCCTCACCCCCGCGACGGCGCTGTTCGTGCACGGCAGCTGGGTGCACCTGCTCGGCAACATGCTCTTCCTCTACGTCTTCGGCGTGATGACCGAGGAACGGATGGGCCGCGTCCAGTTCACGCTCTTCTATCTGGGCTGCGGCTACCTTGCCCTGCTGGGCTACGCGGCCGCCAACGACGACTCCCCCCAGTCCCTGGTCGGCGCGTCCGGGGCGATCTCTGCGGTCCTCGGCGCGTTCCTGTTCCTCTTCCCCGGGGCGCGGGTGACAAGCCTGCTGCCGTTCCTGCTCTTCCTGCCGCTGCGCTTCCCGGCCTGGGTCGTGCTGCCGTTCTGGGTGGCGCTGCAGTGGGTGGCGGCGGGGCGGGCGGACCAGGGGCCGGGGGTGGCGTATCTGGCGCACCTGGTCGGGTTCGGGCTCGGCTTCGGCTTCGCGTGGGCCCGATTCCGCCCTGCGACTGCTGTGTCTTCCCGGGGGCCAACCCCCGGACCCCCGGCAGAACAACCGGGCCAACTGGACCACGAGTAG
- a CDS encoding NYN domain-containing protein, with protein MVETQGGEPDDGAAEVLDRPLPDGVRRKVVQIVSDGFGGLTVGELPAQLRQYARFAPNRRAKFAGNAMAAALETDPLFRQRIGEKFREAQPELAGALDAGSAPPAADPLDVAAAAYVLRPTGWVKLVTAAGEEAQRADAERADEENRAELERLREELAHAREHTRHETERLRAELDAAKKEAESLHRKLRSALSDVKRGEAALRKVHGEIETLRAEGNTQVSAAESETRRLKARLGEAEAALEATRRAAREGRSVEDMRVRLLLDTLLDSAQGLRRELALPPVSVRPAETVDAVEPGRMTPKDIAARALSENDPAILDQLLALPQAHLVVDGYNVTKTGYPQMPLEKQRLRLLGQLSQLAAQTGAEVTCVFDGAELAAPVLLAPPRGVRVLFSKPGVTADELIRQLVRAEPPGRPVIVASTDREVADGVARAGARPVASAVLLKRLSG; from the coding sequence ATGGTGGAGACACAAGGCGGGGAGCCGGACGACGGCGCCGCTGAGGTGCTCGACCGTCCGCTGCCCGACGGTGTACGGCGCAAGGTCGTGCAGATCGTGTCCGACGGCTTCGGCGGACTGACCGTCGGCGAACTGCCCGCACAGCTGAGGCAGTACGCCAGATTCGCGCCGAACCGCCGGGCCAAGTTCGCCGGCAACGCCATGGCGGCGGCGCTGGAGACCGATCCGCTGTTCCGCCAGCGCATCGGGGAGAAGTTCAGAGAGGCCCAGCCGGAACTCGCCGGCGCCCTCGACGCCGGCTCGGCGCCCCCGGCCGCGGACCCGCTCGACGTGGCGGCCGCGGCCTATGTTCTGCGCCCCACCGGCTGGGTCAAGCTGGTCACCGCGGCCGGCGAGGAGGCTCAGCGGGCCGATGCCGAGCGTGCCGACGAGGAGAACCGCGCCGAGCTGGAGCGGCTGCGCGAGGAGCTCGCGCACGCCCGTGAGCACACCCGGCACGAGACCGAGCGGCTGCGCGCCGAGCTGGACGCGGCGAAGAAGGAAGCCGAATCACTGCACCGGAAGCTGCGCTCGGCCCTCAGTGACGTCAAGCGTGGCGAGGCCGCCCTGCGCAAGGTGCACGGCGAGATCGAGACCCTGCGCGCGGAGGGGAACACCCAGGTCTCCGCGGCCGAGAGCGAGACCCGGCGCCTCAAGGCGCGGCTGGGGGAGGCCGAGGCCGCCCTGGAGGCCACGCGCAGGGCCGCACGCGAGGGGCGCAGCGTCGAGGACATGCGCGTACGGCTGCTTCTGGACACCCTGCTGGACTCCGCCCAAGGGCTGCGCCGGGAGCTGGCGTTGCCGCCGGTCTCCGTACGGCCCGCCGAGACCGTGGACGCGGTCGAACCGGGACGAATGACCCCGAAGGACATCGCCGCCCGGGCCCTGTCCGAGAACGACCCCGCGATCCTCGACCAGCTCCTCGCCCTGCCCCAGGCGCACTTGGTGGTCGACGGCTACAACGTCACCAAGACGGGCTATCCGCAGATGCCCCTGGAGAAGCAGCGGCTCAGGCTGCTCGGCCAGCTCTCGCAGCTCGCCGCGCAGACCGGCGCCGAGGTGACCTGCGTCTTCGACGGGGCCGAGCTGGCCGCGCCGGTGCTTCTCGCGCCGCCGCGCGGGGTGCGGGTGCTGTTCTCCAAACCGGGCGTCACTGCCGACGAGTTGATCCGCCAGCTGGTGCGCGCCGAGCCGCCGGGCCGTCCGGTCATCGTCGCCTCGACCGACCGTGAGGTGGCGGACGGGGTGGCCCGGGCCGGAGCGCGGCCGGTGGCTTCTGCGGTGCTTCTCAAGCGGCTGTCCGGATAA
- a CDS encoding C40 family peptidase has product MASHRRPKQPSRARVTVLTTAAAAAVAISAQAANAAPSEKPSKDEVKAKVDKLYEEAEQATEKYNGAKEKQEKLQKEISTIQDNVARGQEELNELRDSMGLAAAAQYRTGSIDSSVQLFLSSDPDDYLDKASTMDQLSAQQVDSLKKIQDKQRELSQQRTEASDKLKDLASTRTELGKKKKQVQGKLAEAQKLLNSLTAAEKAALAAEEQRASRDAADRVDLGNTGSASGRAMAAFQAAQSQIGKPYVYGATGTASYDCSGLTSWAYAQAGVSIPRISQDQANAGTRIYSQSDLKVGDLVIFYGDLHHVGFYAGNGQILHAPRSGTVVRYESINNMPFQFGVRI; this is encoded by the coding sequence GTGGCGTCCCACCGTCGACCCAAGCAGCCGAGCCGAGCACGTGTGACCGTGCTGACCACCGCTGCCGCTGCTGCCGTGGCCATCAGTGCCCAGGCCGCCAACGCGGCCCCCAGCGAGAAGCCGAGCAAGGACGAGGTCAAGGCCAAGGTCGACAAGCTCTACGAGGAGGCCGAGCAGGCCACCGAGAAGTACAACGGCGCCAAGGAGAAGCAGGAGAAGCTCCAGAAGGAGATCTCCACGATCCAGGACAACGTCGCCCGCGGCCAGGAAGAGCTCAACGAGCTGCGCGACAGCATGGGCCTCGCGGCCGCCGCTCAGTACCGCACGGGCAGCATCGATTCCTCCGTCCAGCTGTTCCTGTCGTCCGACCCGGACGACTACCTGGACAAGGCGTCCACCATGGACCAGCTGAGCGCCCAGCAGGTCGACTCGCTGAAGAAGATCCAGGACAAGCAGCGCGAGCTCTCCCAGCAGCGCACCGAGGCGTCCGACAAGCTCAAGGACCTCGCCTCCACCCGCACCGAACTGGGCAAGAAGAAGAAGCAGGTCCAGGGCAAGCTCGCCGAGGCGCAGAAGCTGCTCAACAGCCTGACGGCCGCCGAGAAGGCCGCCCTCGCCGCCGAGGAGCAGCGCGCCAGCCGCGACGCCGCCGACCGCGTGGACCTCGGCAACACCGGTTCCGCCTCCGGCCGGGCCATGGCCGCCTTCCAGGCCGCCCAGAGCCAGATCGGCAAGCCGTACGTCTACGGCGCCACCGGCACCGCCTCCTACGACTGCTCGGGCCTGACCTCCTGGGCCTACGCCCAGGCCGGCGTCTCCATTCCGCGCATCTCGCAGGACCAGGCCAACGCCGGTACGCGCATTTACAGCCAGTCCGACCTCAAGGTCGGCGACCTGGTCATCTTCTACGGCGACCTGCACCACGTCGGCTTCTACGCGGGCAACGGCCAGATCCTGCACGCCCCGCGCAGCGGCACGGTCGTGCGCTACGAGTCGATCAACAACATGCCGTTCCAGTTCGGCGTCCGGATCTGA
- a CDS encoding C40 family peptidase has product MGSHRRFATTGFDRGAGAALCVMSAAATALGAVPASAAPQDDTRAKVDRLYEEAEKATEAYNSADERADKLRKQVTDAQDRIARQQEDINSKRDALGSLAGAQYRSGGLDPSLALLLSNDPADYLDKAARIARLSAHQAGELDDLQDAMRELAQERSEATGKLVELEKSRKTVAAHKRTVERKLAQARRLLNSLTAADRAAYDRASRSGRADMPDFGSLVAPSGRAAAAVAAAHSALGRPYVWGANGPSGFDCSGLIQWSYAQAGVGLPRTSQGQRYAGRQVPLSEAQPGDVVTYRGDASHVGMYVGNGQVIHAPYPGAPVRYDPVAMMPGATVTRV; this is encoded by the coding sequence GTGGGGTCCCATCGCCGCTTTGCAACGACCGGGTTCGACCGGGGCGCCGGAGCAGCGCTCTGCGTCATGTCAGCCGCCGCCACGGCCCTCGGGGCCGTCCCGGCCTCGGCCGCGCCACAAGACGACACCCGGGCCAAGGTGGACCGCCTCTACGAGGAGGCCGAGAAGGCCACCGAGGCCTACAACAGTGCCGACGAGCGCGCCGACAAGCTCCGCAAGCAGGTGACCGACGCGCAGGACCGGATCGCCCGGCAGCAGGAGGACATCAACTCCAAGCGGGACGCACTCGGCTCGCTGGCCGGCGCCCAGTACCGGTCCGGCGGCCTCGATCCCTCCCTCGCGCTGCTGCTCTCCAACGACCCGGCCGACTACCTCGACAAGGCCGCCCGCATCGCCCGTCTCAGCGCCCACCAGGCCGGCGAGCTGGACGATCTCCAGGACGCGATGCGCGAACTCGCCCAGGAACGCTCCGAGGCGACCGGGAAACTCGTCGAACTGGAGAAGAGCCGCAAGACCGTCGCCGCCCACAAGCGGACCGTCGAGCGCAAACTCGCCCAGGCCCGCAGGCTGCTGAACTCCCTCACCGCGGCCGACCGCGCCGCCTACGACCGCGCCTCCCGCTCCGGGCGCGCCGACATGCCCGACTTCGGGAGCCTCGTCGCCCCCTCCGGCCGCGCCGCGGCCGCGGTCGCAGCGGCCCATTCGGCGCTGGGCAGGCCGTACGTCTGGGGCGCCAACGGTCCCTCCGGCTTCGACTGTTCGGGACTGATCCAGTGGTCGTACGCCCAGGCCGGCGTCGGTCTGCCGCGGACCTCGCAGGGGCAGCGGTACGCCGGCCGGCAGGTCCCGCTCTCCGAGGCCCAGCCCGGCGACGTGGTCACCTACCGGGGCGACGCCAGCCATGTCGGGATGTACGTGGGCAACGGCCAGGTGATCCACGCGCCCTACCCCGGCGCCCCCGTGCGCTACGACCCGGTGGCCATGATGCCCGGGGCGACGGTCACCCGGGTCTGA
- a CDS encoding PadR family transcriptional regulator, whose amino-acid sequence MLELSILGFLAEAPLHGYELKERIKALSGHVRPVSDGALYPAITRLIKAGKLDEHTEPGTGAAPRRILSLTGQGREDLLERLRHPRRVEITDQVRFNTLLAFLRHLPDRREQAGVLRRRLEFLTAPTSFFYGGEKPVRAEEAEDLFRQGMLRVARATGEAERAWLTEAIAKLDQPS is encoded by the coding sequence ATGCTGGAGCTGTCGATCCTCGGCTTCCTGGCCGAAGCGCCGCTGCACGGCTATGAGTTGAAGGAGCGGATCAAGGCGCTGAGCGGCCATGTCCGCCCCGTCAGCGACGGTGCGCTCTATCCGGCGATCACGCGACTGATCAAGGCAGGCAAGCTCGACGAGCACACCGAGCCGGGTACGGGAGCGGCCCCGCGCCGGATCCTCTCCCTCACCGGCCAGGGCCGCGAGGACCTGCTGGAGCGCCTGCGCCACCCCAGGCGGGTCGAGATCACGGACCAGGTCCGCTTCAACACGCTCCTGGCCTTCCTGCGGCACCTGCCGGACCGCCGGGAGCAGGCCGGAGTGCTGCGCCGCCGTCTGGAGTTCCTCACCGCGCCCACGAGCTTCTTCTATGGAGGGGAAAAGCCCGTACGGGCGGAGGAGGCGGAGGATCTGTTCCGGCAGGGCATGCTGCGGGTCGCCCGGGCGACGGGTGAGGCGGAGCGTGCGTGGCTTACGGAGGCGATCGCGAAGCTGGATCAGCCGAGCTGA
- a CDS encoding MATE family efflux transporter, with the protein MNAHRKQLISLAHPVYFSLLASVAAGIINTVWVSRLGGPAVAAVAVATNTENVLLGVALVFGSGTTVLVAHARGARDPGAMRAAVRGGWAVWALVTPVVVVGGFLGREPLARLVLGDGSALPLAVQYFAISLPGVAVFFAQTLVDGILKGAGDTRTPMRLALLAGGLILVCDPFLIQVYGVPGAAASTVLCRSVALAVGLAALRRNRLLRAAAEVPPAEPVGGALRRTLRTGLPMSADFTVRQAGALALVAVVARLGVTAVAAYSIAYKVLYVATMGCYAVRQAAAIHTAHLFGGGADARSAIGRQAVLVAGAFALVAAVLLGVTAPWIMAAFGAGDDVARAGVLFLRCVGPYLILMACVIALGGVFEGSGGAPVLLRVTVLGTAVQLPLAYGLSGLGLPGVCLALGSAMAVQCAVVLVLLRRRTRCQDGRDVSLARVA; encoded by the coding sequence GTGAACGCGCACCGCAAGCAGCTCATCTCGCTCGCCCACCCCGTCTACTTCTCGCTCCTCGCCTCGGTCGCCGCCGGAATCATCAACACCGTCTGGGTCTCCCGGCTCGGCGGCCCGGCCGTGGCCGCCGTGGCCGTCGCGACCAACACCGAGAACGTCCTGCTCGGCGTGGCCCTCGTCTTCGGCTCCGGTACGACGGTGCTGGTCGCCCATGCCAGGGGCGCGCGGGATCCGGGGGCGATGCGGGCCGCGGTGCGCGGGGGATGGGCGGTGTGGGCGCTGGTCACGCCGGTGGTCGTGGTGGGTGGGTTTCTGGGGCGGGAGCCGTTGGCGCGGCTGGTGCTCGGCGACGGCTCCGCGCTGCCCCTGGCCGTGCAGTACTTCGCGATCTCGCTGCCGGGTGTCGCCGTGTTCTTCGCGCAGACACTGGTCGACGGCATCCTCAAGGGGGCCGGCGACACCAGGACGCCGATGCGGCTCGCCCTCCTCGCAGGCGGGCTGATCCTGGTCTGCGACCCGTTCCTCATCCAGGTCTACGGCGTCCCCGGCGCCGCCGCCTCGACCGTGCTGTGCCGGAGCGTGGCCCTGGCGGTGGGGCTGGCCGCGCTGCGGAGGAACCGGCTGCTGCGCGCGGCTGCCGAGGTGCCGCCCGCCGAGCCGGTCGGGGGCGCCCTGCGGCGGACGCTTCGGACCGGGCTGCCGATGTCGGCCGACTTCACCGTGCGGCAGGCGGGCGCGCTGGCGCTGGTCGCGGTCGTGGCACGGCTGGGCGTGACGGCGGTGGCCGCGTACTCGATCGCGTACAAGGTCCTGTACGTCGCCACCATGGGCTGCTACGCCGTACGCCAGGCCGCCGCCATCCACACCGCGCACCTGTTCGGCGGAGGTGCGGACGCCCGGTCGGCGATCGGACGGCAGGCGGTGCTGGTCGCGGGGGCCTTCGCGCTCGTGGCGGCCGTGCTGCTGGGCGTGACCGCGCCATGGATCATGGCCGCCTTCGGTGCCGGTGACGACGTCGCCCGCGCCGGTGTGCTCTTCCTGCGCTGCGTCGGGCCCTATCTGATCCTGATGGCCTGCGTCATCGCGCTCGGCGGGGTCTTCGAGGGGAGCGGGGGAGCGCCCGTGCTGTTGCGGGTGACGGTGCTCGGCACCGCCGTACAGCTGCCGCTCGCATACGGGCTGTCCGGCCTGGGTCTGCCGGGAGTGTGCCTGGCGCTGGGATCGGCGATGGCGGTGCAGTGTGCCGTGGTCCTGGTGCTGCTCCGGCGGCGCACCCGGTGTCAGGACGGCAGGGACGTTTCCTTGGCGCGGGTGGCCTGA
- a CDS encoding glycosyltransferase family 87 protein — METTGTRRSLAWLLVIWGLTRVVLLLFVFKVYIFPGPDVTSDVSVIYQGWYEVLRTGTFPLDDVTWQYPPAAALPILSPALVFWLDYTSAFFVLAFTADLVVLLLLLYAGMRPGRTPAGAWVWVAGVPLLGPTVYARYDVMVTAVAVAALLAGARHPRLMGTLTAFAAMLKVWPVLLLVAARRRGAWLSAALTAGAIAVLFAVAMPGAFAFLTFQRDRGTEVESLGALVFHVARQYGWDGQVLLNYGSVEFLGPYVDVVSTAALLLSGLAFGWLLLWRLRARRFAPHTLADAALVAVLMFVTTSRVISPQYLVWLVGLAAVCLCFRDSGMRLPVGLVLAACFVTVLEFPVWFAHVVASDGLGVTLLFLRNGLLVLATLLAARELWRSTVTRPAPAPVPAQATRAKETSLPS, encoded by the coding sequence GTGGAGACGACGGGCACGCGGCGGTCCTTGGCGTGGCTGCTGGTGATCTGGGGCCTGACCAGGGTGGTCCTGCTGCTCTTCGTGTTCAAGGTGTACATCTTCCCCGGCCCGGACGTCACCAGCGACGTGTCGGTGATCTACCAGGGCTGGTACGAGGTGCTGCGCACCGGAACGTTCCCGCTGGACGACGTCACCTGGCAGTACCCGCCCGCCGCCGCGCTGCCGATCCTCTCCCCCGCCCTGGTGTTCTGGCTGGACTACACGTCGGCGTTCTTCGTCCTCGCCTTCACCGCCGACCTGGTCGTCCTGCTGCTTCTGCTGTACGCGGGGATGCGCCCCGGGCGGACGCCGGCCGGGGCCTGGGTGTGGGTGGCGGGCGTGCCGCTGCTCGGGCCGACCGTGTACGCACGCTACGACGTGATGGTCACCGCCGTCGCCGTGGCCGCGCTGCTGGCGGGCGCCCGGCATCCCCGGCTGATGGGCACGCTGACGGCCTTCGCGGCGATGCTGAAGGTCTGGCCGGTGCTGTTGCTGGTCGCGGCCCGCCGGCGTGGCGCCTGGCTGTCCGCCGCGCTGACCGCCGGCGCCATAGCGGTCCTGTTCGCCGTCGCGATGCCCGGCGCGTTCGCCTTCCTGACCTTCCAGCGCGACCGCGGCACCGAGGTGGAGTCGCTGGGCGCGCTGGTCTTCCACGTGGCCCGGCAGTACGGCTGGGACGGCCAGGTGCTGCTGAACTACGGCTCGGTGGAATTCCTCGGCCCGTACGTCGACGTCGTCAGCACGGCCGCCCTGCTCCTGAGCGGGCTCGCCTTCGGCTGGCTGCTGCTGTGGCGGCTGAGGGCGCGGCGGTTCGCGCCGCACACGCTCGCGGACGCGGCCCTCGTGGCGGTGCTGATGTTCGTGACGACCAGCCGGGTGATCAGTCCGCAGTACCTGGTGTGGCTGGTCGGTCTCGCGGCGGTGTGCCTGTGCTTCCGCGACAGCGGGATGAGGCTGCCCGTCGGCCTGGTCCTCGCGGCGTGCTTCGTGACGGTCCTGGAGTTCCCGGTGTGGTTCGCGCACGTCGTCGCCAGCGACGGCCTCGGCGTCACCCTCCTGTTCCTCCGCAACGGCCTGCTGGTCCTCGCCACACTCCTCGCGGCCCGCGAACTCTGGCGCTCGACGGTCACCCGCCCCGCCCCGGCCCCCGTACCGGCTCAGGCCACCCGCGCCAAGGAAACGTCCCTGCCGTCCTGA